From a region of the Aeoliella mucimassa genome:
- a CDS encoding COG1361 family protein — MSKPKKLRRFVLPAFVATTLLAAGAGTGLWMFQSDGESLNPDVQSDLEKGFESAAANNTLGSTAKTPSDSDDELAMQPEGEAPPTLDLVPELPAVEPLPSIELANNEATISDEITEEPRDAGEVLARGQTPFADLPPISPIGGDNPLRTSLPALGDDAIESSDSPDAAAAFADAPVEMPEPMSMPEPMSMPEPMQLPPQPEASPMVAEEPAAEPIDMQGGNPLRSAPLPAIEEAPQAPAPQPNGFDNAASGFGSAPNGFENAAPAAMPMADSTMEPAPFEQPEPAQMAPAASMNAFSQPAQPAPAPQLESTEPSRMASLEPTPLANPTMSTSGTGRPGERALEGAQQPSLILQKFAPEEVQVGKPCKFVIKVRNVGQRPAADVMVVDEIPLGAQFMDASPQAEEAGSKLAWQLGTLSPGEERTLDIKLMPTEEGEIGSVAQVTFSSHASAKSVCTRPQLALRMSAPGEVLIGRQQRIAIELHNPGTGDATGVMLLENVPENVRHQAGPALEFEVGTLRAGETRRMELVLTAEKAGHVANLLTARADGNLQVQQQVDFEVISPALAVALNGPQRRYLERPATYTVSIDNPGTAPAKDVQLVTKLPRGMKFVRANNLGEYDSTTHSVYWSLAELPEGQKGSVELVAMPIQSGDHTIEVEGRAREGLEDRTSQAVRVEGLAAIMFEVRDAQDPIEVGGTTSYEIRVVNQGSKAATNVQVFAQVPPGMAVTNAQGETRSAVRPEGVVFEPVAQLAPKAEATFRIDVQGVRPGDQRLAVEVRTDDIPQPIRKEESTRVFGDE, encoded by the coding sequence ATGTCAAAACCGAAGAAACTTCGTCGTTTTGTATTACCCGCTTTTGTCGCAACTACACTTTTGGCCGCCGGGGCTGGTACGGGCCTATGGATGTTTCAATCCGATGGCGAATCGCTGAACCCCGACGTTCAGTCCGATCTGGAAAAGGGATTCGAATCGGCCGCAGCGAATAATACGCTCGGATCGACCGCCAAGACGCCCAGCGACAGCGATGATGAACTCGCGATGCAACCCGAGGGCGAAGCTCCGCCCACCTTGGATCTGGTTCCCGAGCTTCCGGCCGTGGAACCGCTGCCTTCGATCGAGCTGGCCAACAACGAAGCAACGATTTCCGACGAAATAACCGAAGAACCACGTGACGCCGGCGAAGTGCTGGCGCGGGGGCAGACTCCGTTTGCCGACTTGCCGCCGATCAGCCCGATCGGGGGCGACAATCCGCTCCGCACGAGCCTGCCAGCTTTGGGCGACGATGCCATTGAGTCGAGCGATAGCCCCGATGCGGCTGCGGCGTTTGCCGATGCCCCGGTTGAGATGCCCGAGCCAATGTCGATGCCGGAGCCGATGAGCATGCCGGAGCCGATGCAGTTGCCCCCGCAGCCCGAGGCTTCGCCGATGGTTGCCGAAGAGCCTGCGGCCGAACCGATCGACATGCAAGGTGGCAATCCGTTGCGTTCGGCACCGCTGCCCGCGATCGAAGAGGCTCCCCAAGCCCCCGCCCCGCAGCCGAATGGCTTTGACAACGCGGCCAGTGGATTCGGCAGTGCTCCCAATGGATTTGAGAATGCAGCCCCAGCGGCGATGCCGATGGCCGATTCCACGATGGAACCAGCTCCCTTCGAGCAGCCTGAGCCCGCTCAAATGGCCCCGGCCGCTTCGATGAACGCCTTTAGCCAACCCGCTCAACCCGCGCCTGCTCCTCAACTGGAGTCGACGGAGCCGTCGCGAATGGCTTCGCTCGAGCCGACTCCGTTGGCCAATCCCACCATGTCGACCTCCGGCACCGGTCGCCCCGGCGAGCGGGCCCTCGAAGGGGCTCAGCAGCCGTCGCTGATCTTGCAGAAGTTTGCCCCCGAGGAAGTTCAGGTCGGCAAGCCTTGCAAGTTTGTGATCAAGGTGCGCAACGTAGGCCAGCGTCCTGCGGCCGACGTCATGGTGGTGGACGAGATTCCGCTGGGTGCCCAGTTTATGGATGCTTCGCCGCAGGCCGAAGAAGCCGGCAGCAAGCTCGCCTGGCAGTTGGGCACGCTCTCGCCTGGCGAAGAGCGGACGCTCGACATCAAACTCATGCCGACCGAAGAAGGCGAAATCGGCTCGGTTGCTCAAGTTACTTTCTCGTCGCACGCATCGGCCAAGTCGGTTTGCACGCGTCCGCAACTTGCATTGCGAATGTCGGCTCCAGGCGAGGTGCTCATCGGCCGCCAGCAACGCATTGCGATCGAACTACACAACCCCGGCACCGGCGACGCCACCGGCGTGATGCTGCTGGAGAACGTGCCTGAGAACGTTCGCCATCAAGCCGGTCCGGCTCTCGAGTTCGAAGTCGGCACGCTTCGCGCCGGCGAGACTCGCCGAATGGAGTTGGTGCTCACCGCCGAAAAGGCGGGCCATGTCGCCAACCTGCTGACCGCTCGCGCGGATGGCAATCTGCAGGTGCAGCAGCAGGTCGACTTCGAAGTGATCTCCCCTGCCCTGGCCGTTGCCCTGAATGGCCCGCAGCGTCGCTACCTGGAACGCCCCGCAACCTACACGGTTAGCATCGACAACCCCGGCACCGCTCCGGCGAAGGACGTGCAACTGGTCACCAAACTGCCCCGCGGCATGAAGTTCGTGCGGGCCAACAACCTGGGCGAGTACGACTCCACGACGCACAGCGTCTACTGGTCGCTGGCCGAATTGCCCGAAGGACAAAAAGGCTCGGTGGAACTCGTCGCCATGCCGATTCAGTCGGGCGACCATACGATCGAAGTCGAAGGTCGCGCCCGCGAAGGGCTGGAAGATCGCACCTCGCAAGCGGTGCGAGTCGAGGGCCTGGCTGCCATCATGTTCGAAGTACGGGACGCGCAAGACCCGATCGAAGTCGGCGGAACCACCAGCTACGAAATCCGCGTGGTGAACCAAGGTTCGAAGGCGGCTACCAACGTGCAGGTGTTCGCCCAGGTTCCTCCCGGCATGGCAGTCACCAACGCTCAAGGCGAGACCCGCTCGGCGGTTCGCCCTGAAGGGGTGGTGTTTGAACCGGTCGCCCAACTCGCTCCGAAGGCCGAAGCGACTTTCCGCATCGACGTGCAAGGCGTTCGCCCTGGCGATCAACGCCTGGCGGTGGAAGTTCGCACCGACGACATCCCGCAGCCGATTCGTAAAGAAGAGAGCACTCGGGTGTTTGGCGACGAATAA